One stretch of Trichomycterus rosablanca isolate fTriRos1 chromosome 3, fTriRos1.hap1, whole genome shotgun sequence DNA includes these proteins:
- the rrp15 gene encoding RRP15-like protein, protein MMAASVKMPHVVVTDKDSDDEDINENPEESEEESADRSDDDGSEEDETQSKGSSDGGDEDGSDEEGSADEQVDGEEAEDETEGNDDAEENANAGWAAAMAKILAKKTPEDKPCILLKNKQRDKLTEKEQKEKQQRKKKADKKRKWEMMSRVKPDVVQDKERERNLQRIATRGVVQLFNAVRQHQKNVDDKMKEVGGSERKKAKVLSTISKKDFIDVLKGSAGCNTSVRIEKSMSKEPKEEKPAWSVLRDDFMMGAAMKDWDKESDKDEAGDDEPEAAGDFNSDSD, encoded by the exons ATGATGGCGGCCTCCGTGAAGATGCCACATGTTGTGGTAACAGATAAAg ACTCAGATGACGAAGACATTAATGAAAATCCGGAGGAAAGTGAAGAGGAGTCAGCAGACAGAAGTGACGACGACGGATCAGAAGAGGACGAAACACAAAGTAAAGGATCAAGTGATGGAGGTGATGAAGATGGATCAGATGAAGAGGGATCGGCTGATGAACAGGTTGATGGAGAAGAAGCAGAGGATGAAACCGAAGGGAATGATGACGCAGAGGAAAATGCCAATGCTGGCTGGGCAGCAGCCATGGCTAAAATCCTGGCAAAGAAAACGCCAGAGGACAAGCCCTGCATTTTGCTAAAGAACAAACAAAGAGACAAGCTCACCGAGAAGGAGCAGAAAGAGAAGCAGCAGAGAAAGAAAAAG GCAGATAAAAAGAGAAAGTGGGAGATGATGAGTCGGGTGAAGCCAGACGTAGTGCAGgacaaagagagagaaaggaaTCTGCAAAGAATTGCTACCAG AGGTGTAGTGCAGTTGTTCAATGCAGTGCGGCAACACCAGAAGAACGTGGACGACAAGATGAAGGAAGTGGGTGGATCTGAGAGGAAGAAAGCAAAAGTACTTTCCACAATATCAAAGAAAGACTTTATTGATGTACTAAAAGGATCAGCTGGCTGCAACACATCTGTCAGGATTGAAAAATCTATG TCTAAAGAGCCGAAAGAGGAGAAGCCAGCGTGGAGTGTCCTGAGAGATGATTTTATGATGGGAGCAGCCATGAAGGACTGGGATAAAGAGAGCGATAAGGACGAGGCAGGAGACGATGAACCAGAAGCTGCAGGAGATTTTAACAGTGACTCAGACTGA